In Hemicordylus capensis ecotype Gifberg chromosome 3, rHemCap1.1.pri, whole genome shotgun sequence, one DNA window encodes the following:
- the KCTD4 gene encoding BTB/POZ domain-containing protein KCTD4 translates to MEHKTNRREMEYDKKSKDSEGTDQGKNCKMSPITLNVGGYLYVTQKQTLTKYPDSLLERVVNGKILCPFDADGHYFIDRDGLLFRHILNFLRNGELLLPEGFQENQLLAQEAEFFQLKVLANAVKSRWEKEQIASRETTFLEITDSHDRSQGLRIFCNAPDFISKIKSRIVLVSKSRLDGFPEEFSISSNIIQFKYFIKSENGTRLVLKEDNTFVCTLETLKFEAIMMALKCGFRLLTSLDCSKGSIVHSDALHFVK, encoded by the coding sequence ATGGAGCACAAAACAAACAGGCGTGAAATGGAATACGACAAAAAAAGCAAGGACTCAGAAGGCACCGATCAAGGCAAGAATTGTAAAATGTCTCCGATTACTCTCAATGTCGGTGGATATCTGTATGTTACTCAAAAGCAAACACTAACCAAGTATCCAGACTCTCTTCTGGAAAGAGTTGTAAATGGGAAAATTCTATGTCCTTTTGATGCAGATGGCCATTATTTTATAGACAGGGATGGGCTGCTATTTAGGCATATTCTGAACTTCCTACGGAATGGAGAACTGCTTCTACCCGAGGGATTTCAAGAAAACCAACTTCTGGCACAAGAGGCAGAATTCTTTCAGCTTAAAGTGCTGGCTAATGCAGTGAAATCAAGGTGGGAGAAGGAGCAGATTGCATCCAGAGAGACTACCTTTCTGGAAATAACAGACAGCCACGACCGTTCACAGGGCCTTCGGATTTTTTGCAATGCTCCTGATTTTATATCTAAAATAAAATCCCGCATTGTTTTGGTTTCCAAGAGCAGGCTGGATGGCTTTCCAGAAGAGTTTTCTATCTCTTCCAACATTATTCAGTTTAAATACTTCATAAAGTCAGAAAATGGAACTAGACTTGTTTTGAAGGAAGATAATACTTTCGTTTGCACCCTGGAAACTCTTAAATTTGAAGCGATAATGATGGCATTAAAATGTGGATTTAGGTTGCTGACCAGTCTGGATTGCTCCAAAGGGTCAATTGTTCACAGCGATGCACTTCATTTTGTCAAGTAA